In one window of Oncorhynchus gorbuscha isolate QuinsamMale2020 ecotype Even-year linkage group LG23, OgorEven_v1.0, whole genome shotgun sequence DNA:
- the LOC124010465 gene encoding G-protein coupled receptor 151-like yields MDKLPRVNLTAANSSTVDRLHPSFIEHGSYQHLCVLVPVILGVICVLGLASTITAMGILISNAHRGKLSLINALILNLMFADGLVLAFALPFRAAAFSKPTWTLGWTVCKTCDWFLQSCMVAKSFTVAVLAKACYRYVSNPTKQVSIRLRSILLVMWFLWLSACSAPIPTWLFSSLQRETRGLVCVQVVPSEAQDFMSVYVKAYPLGVFCAPLSFALLYFWRVYGQCQRRCSKTQNLRTQIRSRKLTLMLFSLTVAMTMLWLPQWVVWVWERHAAEREAQGPGEGGPFVVFSPPLLLSLSALLLTFFLSLVNPLIVLSLSEEFREGYRGLWRRLTLRKHTLSNPKPGPHAPTAPQSPCPRPETSGQPRGGDGGLGSIPCQGTTVDPQPQMEQGGVGEAEDEAEGESPRDGIVLLDVEQFWHERETGSMTEENDPIPWEHQEGAPTEGRK; encoded by the coding sequence ATGGATAAACTGCCAAGGGTGAACCTAACAGCTGCTAACAGCTCTACTGTGGACCGGCTTCATCCTTCCTTCATCGAGCATGGTTCCTACCAGCACCTGTGTGTCCTCGTGCCTGTCATCCTGGGGGTGATCTGTGTCCTTGGGCTGGCCAGTACCATCACAGCCATGGGCATCCTGATCTCCAACGCCCACCGTGGGAAACTATCCCTTATCAACGCTCTCATCCTCAACCTGATGTTTGCCGACGGCCTTGTACTGGCATTCGCCCTCCCGTTCCGTGCCGCCGCCTTCTCCAAACCCACCTGGACGCTTGGTTGGACAGTGTGCAAGACCTGTGATTGGTTCCTGCAGAGCTGCATGGTTGCGAAGAGTTTTACCGTAGCGGTGTTGGCTAAGGCTTGTTACCGTTACGTCTCTAACCCGACTAAACAGGTCAGCATCCGTCTACGCTCCATCCTATTGGTGATGTGGTTCCTCTGGCTGTCTGCCTGCTCCGCTCCCATCCCTACCTGGCTGTTCTCttcactgcagagagagacccGGGGGCTGGTGTGTGTGCAGGTGGTTCCCTCCGAAGCGCAGGACTTCATGTCGGTCTACGTCAAGGCGTACCCCCTGGGTGTATTCTGCGCCCCTTTGAGTTTTGCCCTGCTGTATTTCTGGCGGGTGTATGGGCAGTGCCAGCGGCGCTGTAGTAAGACCCAGAACCTCCGAACGCAGATCAGATCCAGGAAGCTCACTCTGATGCTATTCAGTCTGACGGTAGCCATGACAATGCTGTGGCTGCCGCAGTGGGTGGTCTGGGTGTGGGAGCGGCACGCCGCGGAGCGAGAGGCACAGGGACCGGGAGAGGGAGGACCCTTTGtcgtcttctctcctcctctcctcctctctctctccgccctgctcctcactttctttctctccctggtGAACCCCCtcattgtcctctctctgtcagaggAGTTCAGAGAGGGTTACAGAGGTCTGTGGAGGCGCCTTACTCTTCGTAAACACACCCTGTCCAACCCCAAACCTGGCCCCCATGCACCCACTGCCCCCCAGTCCCCCTGCCCGCGACCGGAGACCTCAGGCCAGCCgaggggaggagacggaggcCTAGGCTCCATCCCTTGCCAGGGGACGACAGTTGATCCCCAACCCCAGATGGAGCAAGGCGGAGTGGGAGAGGCGGAggatgaggcagagggagagagccctcGGGATGGGATCGTGCTGCTAGACGTGGAGCAGTTTtggcatgagagagagacaggctccATGACAGAAGAGAATGATCCCATACCCTGGGAGCACCAGGAGGGAGCACCAACCGAAGGGAGGAagtga